A window of the Ferviditalea candida genome harbors these coding sequences:
- a CDS encoding DUF6282 family protein, with product MTEFHPLLKGAIELHRHSYPSIFPRSQTDWELIEDVKASGMAGVVLKSHEGQTVDRAALIRLTSKR from the coding sequence ATGACGGAATTCCATCCTTTGTTGAAGGGCGCCATTGAGTTGCACCGCCACAGCTATCCCAGCATTTTTCCCAGAAGTCAGACGGACTGGGAGCTTATCGAGGATGTGAAGGCATCGGGGATGGCGGGAGTTGTCTTAAAATCGCATGAAGGACAAACTGTTGATCGGGCCGCATTGATTCGGCTGACATCGAAAAGATGA